A genomic stretch from Etheostoma cragini isolate CJK2018 chromosome 8, CSU_Ecrag_1.0, whole genome shotgun sequence includes:
- the LOC117949719 gene encoding ankyrin repeat and SOCS box protein 15-like isoform X3 gives MLRGMLRHTFAFRESDSRGWLPIHRAASQPVLEVLQTVLRLAAQGLSLEERTAVGGETPLTLAVKAGLVQNVKSLLEFGASPHNTNSKNESPLLLAVKAGSYEMTYALVAHNAWVDQVCRKKWTAMHEAAKVGNVDILMLLLRNGGPVNQKDVAGVTPLAVAAEHGHFHIAEILLNCGSSVNSQACNGESVLLDAAGSGNTACIQLLLDNGANPNLPSLTGHLPIHKAAYAGHYDALKMLIPLSTKKAIKEAGQSPVHSAVEGGQIRCLKLLLACGYDVNYRMNTRNSENYRDMRKSALYYAVSNGDVHCTKILLAAGAKTDLDPLCCLLVAVRSGRYDIVKLLLAAKADVNRYFTVVSDTVFPTALQYCLKDEVMMRLLLNNGYKVERCFQCHHDNAFEAADDRKIPFCEIISLNCVMHLAGSVVRTLLDYVSHVHICSKLRLLLEKQAEWPEICDILNSPRSLKHLCRLDIRRRLTLKKLNNPEVMNSHVFPPRLRNYILYQELDLYSQDSECIM, from the exons ATGCTCAGGGGGATGCTGAGGCACACCTTTGCCTTCAGGGAGTCGGACAGCCGCGGCTGGCTTCCCATCCATCGAGCCGCATCCCAGCCAGTCCTGGAAGTTCTGCAGACCGTCTTGAGAT tggcAGCTCAGGGGCTCAGCCTAGAGGAGAGGACGGCCGTGGGAGGAGAGACGCCGCTGACGCTGGCAGTGAAAGCCGGACTGGTGCAGAACGTGAAGAGCCTGCTGGAGTTTGGAGCCTCGCCTCACAACACTAACAGCAAAAACGAGTCGCCACTTCTGCTCG CGGTGAAGGCCGGCTCTTACGAGATGACTTATGCTCTGGTTGCTCACAACGCCTGGGTGGATCAAGTGTGCCGGAAGAAGTGGACGGCGATGCACGAGGCGGCCAAAGTTGGCAACGTGGACAtcctgatgctgctgctgaggaACGGCGGCCCGGTTAACCAGAAGGACGTGGCGGGGGTGACGCCTCTCGCGGTGGCTGCAGAGCACGGCCACTTCCACATCGCTGAGATTCTGCTGAACTGTG GGAGCAGCGTTAACTCTCAGGCCTGTAATGGTGAGAGTGTCCTGCTCGATGCGGCGGGATCAGGAAACACGGCCTGCATTCAGCTGCTGCTGGACAACGGAGCCAACCCCAACCTGCCCAGCCTCACGGGACACCTGCCCATCCACAAGGCCGCGTACGCCGGACACTACGA TGCTCTGAAGATGCTGATACCTCTGTCTACCAAGAAGGCCATCAAAGAGGCGGGTCAGAGCCCGGTCCACTCTGCGGTGGAGGGCGGCCAGATCCGCTGCCTGAAGCTCCTGTTGGCCTGCGGCTACGACGTCAACTACCGCATGAACACCAGAAACTCCGAAAACTACCGGGACATGAGGAAAAGCGCCTTGTACTATGCCGTCTCCAACGGGGACGTGCACTGCACCAAAATCCTGCTTGCGGCCGGGGCGAAGACGGACTTAGACCCGCTGTGCTGCCTCCTGGTGGCGGTCAGGTCGGGACGCTACGACATCGTTAAGCTGCTGCTGGCGGCCAAGGCAGACGTGAACCGGTACTTCACGGTGGTGAGCGACACGGTCTTCCCCACGGCGCTGCAGTACTGCCTGAAGGACGAGGTGATGATGAGGCTGCTGCTCAACAACGGCTACAAGGTGGAGAGGTGCTTCCAGTGTCACCACGACAATGCTTTTGAAGCTGCGGATGACAGGAAAATTCCA TTCTGTGAGATCATAAGCCTCAACTGCGTCATGCATCTGGCCGGGAGCGTGGTCCGGACTCTGCTGGACTACGTCAGCCATGTCCACATCTGCTCCAAACTCAGACTCCTCCTGGAGAAGCAGGCAGAGTGGCCCGAAATATGTGACATCCTCA ACAGCCCTCGCTCCCTAAAGCACCTCTGCAGACTGGACATCCGGAGGCGTCTGACCCTGAAGAAACTCAACAACCCCGAGGTCATGAACTCGCACGTTTTCCCTCCAAGATTGAGGAACTACATCCTGTACCAGGAGCTCGACCTCTACAGCCAGGACTCTGAATGCATCATGTGA
- the LOC117949025 gene encoding ankyrin repeat and SOCS box protein 15-like yields MDTDDDLDEDDLLDYDVQLSIQESCQREDLKGTGRSEALKLVGAIKQGDMFSLQKLCDFPAAFSQVDEHGWYPLHRAAVQPLVLVLETVLYASFSLTLEEKTSEGDTVLTLAVKAGLVDNVQMLLNHGASPHTTNNKNESPLLLAVRARSHQMVSSLISGGAQVEQVCLKKWTAMHEASRAGCVGVMELLLQHGGQVSEADQFGVTPLGIAAEYSHSEVLELLVKHGADVNAQAPNGDSVLYDAAGSGNPDCIDILLQHGANPNIHNLSCQLPIHHAAYEGHYLALRILIPITTRRALRLSGCSPVHSAADGGHAPCLELLLQKGFDVNALLAPHISDNYGDLRRSPLYFAVSNGDATCTEVLLNVYKSLSESNGCGFVVQFCDFVTVSWLVNLAGRVVSILLEYVGQVSLCGKLKKILENHREWPHLHRTTCNPRSLAHLSRVVIRKHLSCGVLMSVQLPTRLKDYLLFKENDLYAKVICRED; encoded by the exons ATGGATACAGACGACGACCTGGATGAAGACGACCTTCTGGACTACGACGTCCAGCTGAGCATCCAGGAGTCGTGTCAGAGAGAAGATCTTAAGGGGACAGGGAG GAGTGAAGCTCTGAAGCTCGTGGGGGCCATCAAACAAG GCGACATGTTTTCACTGCAGAAGCTCTGTGATTTCCCAGCAGCCTTCAGTCAGGTGGACGAGCACGGCTGGTATCCTCTGCACAGGGCGGCGGTCCAACCTCTGGTTCTGGTCCTGGAGACGGTGTTGTACG CGTCTTTCAGCCTGACTCTGGAAGAAAAGACCTCGGAGGGGGACACCGTCCTGACTCTAGCAGTGAAAGCTGGTTTGGTGGACAACGTGCAGATGCTGTTGAACCACGGAGCTTCTCCTCACACGACCAACAACAAGAACGAATCCCCTCTGCTGCTAG CAGTCCGAGCCAGATCCCATCAGATGGTTTCCAGTCTTATAAGTGGAGGAGCTCAGGTGGAGCAGGTGTGTCTGAAAAAGTGGACGGCCATGCACGAGGCCTCCCGGGCCGGCTGTGTCGGTGTCATGGAGCTCCTGTTGCAGCACGGGGGTCAGGTGTCAGAGGCGGACCAGTTTGGAGTGACTCCTCTTGGCATCGCTGCGGAGTACAGCCACTCTGAAGTCCTGGAGCTCCTCGTTAAACACG GTGCCGATGTCAACGCCCAGGCGCCAAATGGCGATAGCGTCTTGTACGACGCTGCCGGGTCGGGGAACCCAGACTGCATCGACATCCTGCTTCAGCACGGAGCAAACCCCAACATCCACAACCTGAGCTGCCAGCTGCCCATCCACCACGCCGCGTACGAAGGACACTACCT aGCTTTAAGGATTTTGATCCCGATCACCACCAGACGGGCCCTACGGCTGTCCGGCTGCAGCCCGGTCCACTCAGCCGCCGACGGGGGCCACGCTCCCTGCCTGGAGCTCCTGCTGCAGAAAGGCTTCGACGTCAACGCGCTGTTGGCGCCTCACATCTCCGACAACTACGGAGACCTGAGGAGAAGCCCGCTGTACTTCGCCGTCTCCAACGGGGACGCCACCTGCACTGAGGTTCTGCTGAA TGTATACAAGTCCCTGTCTGAGTCAAACGGATGTGGTTTTGTCGTCCAGTTCTGTGACTTCGTCACGGTCTCCTGGCTGGTGAACCTGGCGGGCCGAGTGGTGTCGATCCTCCTCGAGTACGTCGGTCAAGTTTCCCTCTGCGGCAAACTGAAAAAGATCTTGGAGAACCACAGGGAGTGGCCTCACCTTCACAGGACTACAT GTAACCCCCGCTCTCTGGCTCACCTGAGCAGAGTGGTGATCAGGAAACACCTGAGCTGCGGCGTGCTGATGTCCGTCCAGCTGCCCACGAGGCTGAAGGACTACCTGCTGTTCAAAGAGAACGACCTGTACGCCAAAGTCATCTGCAGGGAGGACTGA
- the LOC117949719 gene encoding ankyrin repeat and SOCS box protein 15-like isoform X1: MFYHHCRVMNAYEEYGDEELSDYIIQLGIQDSCQDAFLKSAASLEAATDENLRVLAAIEQGEVLMLRGMLRHTFAFRESDSRGWLPIHRAASQPVLEVLQTVLRLAAQGLSLEERTAVGGETPLTLAVKAGLVQNVKSLLEFGASPHNTNSKNESPLLLAVKAGSYEMTYALVAHNAWVDQVCRKKWTAMHEAAKVGNVDILMLLLRNGGPVNQKDVAGVTPLAVAAEHGHFHIAEILLNCGSSVNSQACNGESVLLDAAGSGNTACIQLLLDNGANPNLPSLTGHLPIHKAAYAGHYDALKMLIPLSTKKAIKEAGQSPVHSAVEGGQIRCLKLLLACGYDVNYRMNTRNSENYRDMRKSALYYAVSNGDVHCTKILLAAGAKTDLDPLCCLLVAVRSGRYDIVKLLLAAKADVNRYFTVVSDTVFPTALQYCLKDEVMMRLLLNNGYKVERCFQCHHDNAFEAADDRKIPFCEIISLNCVMHLAGSVVRTLLDYVSHVHICSKLRLLLEKQAEWPEICDILNSPRSLKHLCRLDIRRRLTLKKLNNPEVMNSHVFPPRLRNYILYQELDLYSQDSECIM, encoded by the exons ATGTTTTATCATCATTGCAGAGTGATGAACGCTTATGAAGAATATGGTGACGAGGAGCTCAGTGACTACATCATCCAGCTCGGGATTCAAGACTCTTGCCAAGATGCTTTTCTGAAATCTGCAGCAAG TTTAGAAGCAGCGACGGATGAAAATCTGAGAGTCCTGGCTGCCATCGAGCAAG GTGAGGTCTTGATGCTCAGGGGGATGCTGAGGCACACCTTTGCCTTCAGGGAGTCGGACAGCCGCGGCTGGCTTCCCATCCATCGAGCCGCATCCCAGCCAGTCCTGGAAGTTCTGCAGACCGTCTTGAGAT tggcAGCTCAGGGGCTCAGCCTAGAGGAGAGGACGGCCGTGGGAGGAGAGACGCCGCTGACGCTGGCAGTGAAAGCCGGACTGGTGCAGAACGTGAAGAGCCTGCTGGAGTTTGGAGCCTCGCCTCACAACACTAACAGCAAAAACGAGTCGCCACTTCTGCTCG CGGTGAAGGCCGGCTCTTACGAGATGACTTATGCTCTGGTTGCTCACAACGCCTGGGTGGATCAAGTGTGCCGGAAGAAGTGGACGGCGATGCACGAGGCGGCCAAAGTTGGCAACGTGGACAtcctgatgctgctgctgaggaACGGCGGCCCGGTTAACCAGAAGGACGTGGCGGGGGTGACGCCTCTCGCGGTGGCTGCAGAGCACGGCCACTTCCACATCGCTGAGATTCTGCTGAACTGTG GGAGCAGCGTTAACTCTCAGGCCTGTAATGGTGAGAGTGTCCTGCTCGATGCGGCGGGATCAGGAAACACGGCCTGCATTCAGCTGCTGCTGGACAACGGAGCCAACCCCAACCTGCCCAGCCTCACGGGACACCTGCCCATCCACAAGGCCGCGTACGCCGGACACTACGA TGCTCTGAAGATGCTGATACCTCTGTCTACCAAGAAGGCCATCAAAGAGGCGGGTCAGAGCCCGGTCCACTCTGCGGTGGAGGGCGGCCAGATCCGCTGCCTGAAGCTCCTGTTGGCCTGCGGCTACGACGTCAACTACCGCATGAACACCAGAAACTCCGAAAACTACCGGGACATGAGGAAAAGCGCCTTGTACTATGCCGTCTCCAACGGGGACGTGCACTGCACCAAAATCCTGCTTGCGGCCGGGGCGAAGACGGACTTAGACCCGCTGTGCTGCCTCCTGGTGGCGGTCAGGTCGGGACGCTACGACATCGTTAAGCTGCTGCTGGCGGCCAAGGCAGACGTGAACCGGTACTTCACGGTGGTGAGCGACACGGTCTTCCCCACGGCGCTGCAGTACTGCCTGAAGGACGAGGTGATGATGAGGCTGCTGCTCAACAACGGCTACAAGGTGGAGAGGTGCTTCCAGTGTCACCACGACAATGCTTTTGAAGCTGCGGATGACAGGAAAATTCCA TTCTGTGAGATCATAAGCCTCAACTGCGTCATGCATCTGGCCGGGAGCGTGGTCCGGACTCTGCTGGACTACGTCAGCCATGTCCACATCTGCTCCAAACTCAGACTCCTCCTGGAGAAGCAGGCAGAGTGGCCCGAAATATGTGACATCCTCA ACAGCCCTCGCTCCCTAAAGCACCTCTGCAGACTGGACATCCGGAGGCGTCTGACCCTGAAGAAACTCAACAACCCCGAGGTCATGAACTCGCACGTTTTCCCTCCAAGATTGAGGAACTACATCCTGTACCAGGAGCTCGACCTCTACAGCCAGGACTCTGAATGCATCATGTGA
- the LOC117949719 gene encoding ankyrin repeat and SOCS box protein 15-like isoform X2, with the protein MNAYEEYGDEELSDYIIQLGIQDSCQDAFLKSAASLEAATDENLRVLAAIEQGEVLMLRGMLRHTFAFRESDSRGWLPIHRAASQPVLEVLQTVLRLAAQGLSLEERTAVGGETPLTLAVKAGLVQNVKSLLEFGASPHNTNSKNESPLLLAVKAGSYEMTYALVAHNAWVDQVCRKKWTAMHEAAKVGNVDILMLLLRNGGPVNQKDVAGVTPLAVAAEHGHFHIAEILLNCGSSVNSQACNGESVLLDAAGSGNTACIQLLLDNGANPNLPSLTGHLPIHKAAYAGHYDALKMLIPLSTKKAIKEAGQSPVHSAVEGGQIRCLKLLLACGYDVNYRMNTRNSENYRDMRKSALYYAVSNGDVHCTKILLAAGAKTDLDPLCCLLVAVRSGRYDIVKLLLAAKADVNRYFTVVSDTVFPTALQYCLKDEVMMRLLLNNGYKVERCFQCHHDNAFEAADDRKIPFCEIISLNCVMHLAGSVVRTLLDYVSHVHICSKLRLLLEKQAEWPEICDILNSPRSLKHLCRLDIRRRLTLKKLNNPEVMNSHVFPPRLRNYILYQELDLYSQDSECIM; encoded by the exons ATGAACGCTTATGAAGAATATGGTGACGAGGAGCTCAGTGACTACATCATCCAGCTCGGGATTCAAGACTCTTGCCAAGATGCTTTTCTGAAATCTGCAGCAAG TTTAGAAGCAGCGACGGATGAAAATCTGAGAGTCCTGGCTGCCATCGAGCAAG GTGAGGTCTTGATGCTCAGGGGGATGCTGAGGCACACCTTTGCCTTCAGGGAGTCGGACAGCCGCGGCTGGCTTCCCATCCATCGAGCCGCATCCCAGCCAGTCCTGGAAGTTCTGCAGACCGTCTTGAGAT tggcAGCTCAGGGGCTCAGCCTAGAGGAGAGGACGGCCGTGGGAGGAGAGACGCCGCTGACGCTGGCAGTGAAAGCCGGACTGGTGCAGAACGTGAAGAGCCTGCTGGAGTTTGGAGCCTCGCCTCACAACACTAACAGCAAAAACGAGTCGCCACTTCTGCTCG CGGTGAAGGCCGGCTCTTACGAGATGACTTATGCTCTGGTTGCTCACAACGCCTGGGTGGATCAAGTGTGCCGGAAGAAGTGGACGGCGATGCACGAGGCGGCCAAAGTTGGCAACGTGGACAtcctgatgctgctgctgaggaACGGCGGCCCGGTTAACCAGAAGGACGTGGCGGGGGTGACGCCTCTCGCGGTGGCTGCAGAGCACGGCCACTTCCACATCGCTGAGATTCTGCTGAACTGTG GGAGCAGCGTTAACTCTCAGGCCTGTAATGGTGAGAGTGTCCTGCTCGATGCGGCGGGATCAGGAAACACGGCCTGCATTCAGCTGCTGCTGGACAACGGAGCCAACCCCAACCTGCCCAGCCTCACGGGACACCTGCCCATCCACAAGGCCGCGTACGCCGGACACTACGA TGCTCTGAAGATGCTGATACCTCTGTCTACCAAGAAGGCCATCAAAGAGGCGGGTCAGAGCCCGGTCCACTCTGCGGTGGAGGGCGGCCAGATCCGCTGCCTGAAGCTCCTGTTGGCCTGCGGCTACGACGTCAACTACCGCATGAACACCAGAAACTCCGAAAACTACCGGGACATGAGGAAAAGCGCCTTGTACTATGCCGTCTCCAACGGGGACGTGCACTGCACCAAAATCCTGCTTGCGGCCGGGGCGAAGACGGACTTAGACCCGCTGTGCTGCCTCCTGGTGGCGGTCAGGTCGGGACGCTACGACATCGTTAAGCTGCTGCTGGCGGCCAAGGCAGACGTGAACCGGTACTTCACGGTGGTGAGCGACACGGTCTTCCCCACGGCGCTGCAGTACTGCCTGAAGGACGAGGTGATGATGAGGCTGCTGCTCAACAACGGCTACAAGGTGGAGAGGTGCTTCCAGTGTCACCACGACAATGCTTTTGAAGCTGCGGATGACAGGAAAATTCCA TTCTGTGAGATCATAAGCCTCAACTGCGTCATGCATCTGGCCGGGAGCGTGGTCCGGACTCTGCTGGACTACGTCAGCCATGTCCACATCTGCTCCAAACTCAGACTCCTCCTGGAGAAGCAGGCAGAGTGGCCCGAAATATGTGACATCCTCA ACAGCCCTCGCTCCCTAAAGCACCTCTGCAGACTGGACATCCGGAGGCGTCTGACCCTGAAGAAACTCAACAACCCCGAGGTCATGAACTCGCACGTTTTCCCTCCAAGATTGAGGAACTACATCCTGTACCAGGAGCTCGACCTCTACAGCCAGGACTCTGAATGCATCATGTGA